A stretch of the Patescibacteria group bacterium genome encodes the following:
- the aspS gene encoding aspartate--tRNA ligase, with protein MKSSTPAVQVAETLHHIDSTVVVQGWVHTIRDMGKIAFIEVRDHTGLLQVVVDDPSTLPKLGPEYVVSIRGAVRKRGERYINPRLVTGTVELGAESVEVLNDSQELPFEVKKDTLDVNEELRLKHRYLDLRSERMVANLKLRHQVNSILRNHLDEQSFTEVETPLLTKGTPEGAREFLVPARLHPDQFYVLPQSPQQFKQMLMVGGIGRYYQIVRCLRDEDQRGDRQPEFTQLDVEMSFVDQEDILRLNEKLLIKVVQQTVPDAQITTVPFPRLTYAEAMEQHGTDKPDLRKDKNNPKEFAFCWVTDFPLFEIATEGSKLDAVHHPFTAPNPEDMPLLDSEPDKVRALAYDIALNGFEVGGGSIRIHDAKLQAKVFELLGLGRQEAEQRFGHILEAFKYGTPPHGGIAWGLDRLLMLLAGEPNIREVIAFPKTGDARDPLTGAPTTMPTERLDEVGIALKPKKPNKRAGS; from the coding sequence ATGAAATCTTCTACTCCAGCGGTTCAAGTCGCCGAAACTCTGCATCACATTGACTCAACCGTGGTGGTACAGGGCTGGGTCCACACCATACGCGATATGGGTAAAATTGCTTTTATTGAGGTGCGCGACCACACCGGCTTACTGCAAGTGGTGGTCGATGACCCTTCAACTCTACCTAAACTTGGGCCTGAGTACGTAGTATCGATACGTGGTGCTGTTCGCAAACGGGGAGAGCGCTACATCAACCCCAGACTAGTCACCGGCACCGTCGAGCTGGGGGCAGAGTCGGTCGAGGTGCTTAATGACAGCCAGGAGCTACCATTTGAGGTTAAAAAGGACACCTTGGATGTTAATGAGGAGCTGCGCTTAAAGCACCGGTATCTGGACTTGCGCAGCGAACGGATGGTCGCAAACCTAAAGTTACGCCACCAAGTTAACAGCATTTTACGTAATCATCTCGACGAACAAAGCTTTACCGAAGTTGAGACGCCGCTTCTTACTAAGGGTACTCCTGAGGGTGCTCGTGAGTTCTTGGTTCCAGCCAGACTGCATCCGGATCAGTTTTATGTTTTACCGCAGTCGCCGCAGCAGTTTAAACAAATGCTAATGGTTGGCGGAATTGGGCGGTATTACCAGATTGTCCGCTGCTTACGAGACGAGGACCAGCGAGGCGATCGCCAGCCCGAGTTTACTCAGCTGGATGTAGAAATGTCCTTTGTTGACCAAGAAGACATTCTACGACTCAACGAGAAGCTTTTAATCAAAGTGGTGCAGCAGACGGTGCCAGATGCTCAGATTACCACCGTTCCGTTTCCGCGCTTAACCTACGCGGAAGCGATGGAGCAGCACGGTACCGACAAGCCAGATTTGCGCAAAGATAAGAATAACCCCAAGGAGTTCGCCTTTTGCTGGGTGACCGATTTCCCGTTGTTTGAGATTGCTACCGAAGGCAGTAAGCTCGACGCGGTTCACCATCCGTTTACCGCGCCTAATCCAGAAGACATGCCATTACTTGATTCTGAGCCCGACAAGGTCCGCGCTCTAGCCTACGACATAGCCCTAAACGGCTTTGAGGTTGGCGGTGGCTCAATTCGAATCCACGATGCTAAGTTGCAGGCTAAGGTGTTTGAACTGCTCGGGCTGGGTCGTCAAGAGGCTGAGCAGCGATTTGGCCATATACTGGAGGCCTTTAAATATGGCACGCCGCCGCATGGAGGTATCGCCTGGGGCTTAGACCGTTTATTGATGCTGCTAGCTGGTGAGCCAAATATTCGCGAAGTTATTGCTTTTCCTAAGACCGGCGATGCTCGCGATCCTTTAACGGGCGCTCCAACCACAATGCCAACCGAAAGATTGGACGAAGTAGGAATTGCTCTCAAGCCTAAAAAGCCTAATAAGCGGGCTGGTTCTTAG
- the secE gene encoding preprotein translocase subunit SecE, translated as MNRLVTYVQQSWTELRKVVWPSRPSAVRLTIIVVVFALTLAVFIGVVDYIFGQILKQIILKG; from the coding sequence ATGAATCGTTTGGTCACATATGTACAGCAGTCGTGGACCGAGCTACGCAAGGTGGTTTGGCCGTCGCGGCCATCAGCGGTTCGATTAACCATTATCGTAGTGGTGTTCGCTCTAACCTTAGCCGTCTTTATTGGGGTGGTTGACTACATTTTTGGTCAGATTTTAAAGCAAATAATTCTTAAGGGATAA
- the nusG gene encoding transcription termination/antitermination protein NusG, whose product MTESTANKHWYVIHTYSGYEDRVAENIKQRIVTMNMHDKIFDVIVPKENQIEIKNGRRRIVERRIFPGYVLVQMDVTEDSWFVVRNTPNVTGFVGSGVTPTPIDPDEVRHIQKRMGVEEPKYKIDFHINETVNIVDGPFKGFDGSVNEIDESKGKIKVLVSMFGRETPVELDSLQVKKI is encoded by the coding sequence ATGACCGAGTCGACCGCAAACAAGCACTGGTACGTGATTCATACCTACTCAGGATATGAAGATCGAGTCGCCGAAAACATCAAGCAGCGTATTGTCACCATGAACATGCACGACAAGATTTTTGATGTGATTGTGCCAAAAGAAAATCAGATTGAGATTAAGAACGGTCGTCGTCGCATTGTTGAGCGCCGCATCTTCCCAGGTTACGTACTGGTGCAGATGGATGTTACCGAAGACTCGTGGTTTGTAGTTCGCAACACCCCAAACGTCACCGGCTTTGTTGGCAGCGGAGTTACTCCAACCCCAATCGATCCGGATGAGGTGCGCCACATTCAGAAGCGCATGGGTGTTGAGGAGCCTAAGTACAAGATCGACTTCCACATTAATGAGACGGTTAATATCGTTGATGGTCCATTTAAGGGCTTTGACGGCTCGGTCAATGAGATCGACGAGAGCAAGGGCAAGATTAAGGTACTAGTAAGTATGTTTGGCCGCGAGACACCGGTTGAACTCGATAGCTTGCAGGTTAAAAAGATTTAA
- the rplK gene encoding 50S ribosomal protein L11 gives MAEQKKVKANVKFRLGAGKASPAPPVGSILGAQGVNMMEFVNAFNDQTKELGDVQLAVKVTIYEDRSFTFTTKGEPTADIIRRTAGIQKGAGNSLKEEAGTLTKSQVMEIAEKKMPDLSANDPEAAFKVIAGTARSMGVKVQD, from the coding sequence ATGGCAGAGCAAAAGAAAGTTAAGGCAAACGTAAAGTTCCGTTTAGGAGCCGGTAAGGCTAGCCCAGCGCCTCCTGTGGGCTCAATTCTGGGTGCCCAGGGCGTAAACATGATGGAGTTTGTTAACGCCTTTAACGACCAAACCAAGGAGCTAGGGGATGTTCAGCTGGCGGTTAAGGTCACCATTTATGAAGATCGCAGCTTCACTTTTACCACCAAGGGTGAGCCAACCGCCGACATCATTCGTCGCACCGCTGGCATCCAAAAGGGCGCTGGCAACTCATTAAAAGAAGAAGCCGGCACTTTAACTAAGTCGCAGGTGATGGAAATCGCCGAAAAGAAGATGCCCGATTTAAGCGCTAACGATCCGGAGGCTGCCTTTAAGGTGATCGCTGGTACCGCTCGCAGCATGGGCGTAAAAGTACAAGATTAA
- a CDS encoding 50S ribosomal protein L1 codes for MAKKKEEIQNEEIVTDEQVEAQAEAVTDEAPADNAAKENTDETPDDTVDEDSKPRTTKAGKRSAKAQREADEEEARKEAAKEDKEAPVKPKIVHTPNPKNRHGKNYLSSRELIEEGKFYELPEAIELAKKTSKVKFDASVELHMNLGVDPKQADQMVRSTVVLPAGTGKTIRVAVIAPTDKHADAKKAGADIVSDEALVETISKGKIEFDTLIATPDMMAKLSKAAKVLGPRGLMPNPKSGTVTANVAQAVEQAKAGKVEFRIDKQAIVHLPVGKVSFADDKLLENLTTAIQAIMKAKPAAAKGTYVEAISLTTSMGPGIKIDVTKAIAASNKR; via the coding sequence ATGGCAAAGAAGAAAGAAGAGATCCAGAACGAAGAAATCGTTACTGACGAGCAGGTTGAAGCTCAGGCCGAGGCTGTAACTGACGAAGCTCCAGCCGATAACGCTGCCAAAGAAAACACCGACGAAACCCCAGATGACACGGTTGATGAGGATAGCAAGCCTCGCACCACCAAGGCTGGTAAGCGCAGCGCTAAGGCTCAGCGAGAGGCCGACGAAGAAGAAGCCCGCAAAGAGGCCGCCAAAGAGGATAAAGAGGCTCCAGTAAAGCCTAAAATCGTTCACACGCCTAACCCAAAGAACCGTCACGGCAAAAACTACTTGAGCTCCCGTGAGCTGATTGAAGAGGGTAAGTTTTACGAGCTACCTGAGGCAATTGAGCTGGCAAAGAAGACCAGCAAGGTCAAGTTTGATGCTTCGGTTGAGCTGCATATGAACCTAGGAGTTGATCCTAAGCAGGCCGACCAGATGGTGCGTTCAACCGTGGTGCTTCCAGCTGGTACCGGTAAGACCATTCGCGTGGCCGTAATTGCTCCAACCGATAAGCATGCCGATGCCAAGAAGGCAGGTGCCGATATCGTCAGCGACGAAGCCCTGGTTGAGACCATTAGCAAGGGCAAGATTGAGTTTGATACCCTAATTGCCACCCCAGACATGATGGCCAAGCTCAGCAAGGCTGCTAAGGTGCTTGGGCCGCGTGGCTTAATGCCAAACCCTAAGAGTGGTACTGTGACTGCCAACGTAGCGCAGGCGGTTGAGCAGGCTAAGGCCGGTAAGGTTGAGTTCCGCATCGACAAGCAGGCCATTGTTCACCTGCCGGTCGGCAAGGTTAGCTTTGCGGATGACAAGCTGCTCGAAAACCTGACTACCGCTATTCAGGCGATCATGAAGGCCAAGCCGGCCGCCGCTAAGGGTACTTACGTCGAGGCGATCTCGTTGACCACCTCCATGGGCCCTGGCATCAAGATTGATGTCACCAAGGCAATTGCCGCCAGCAACAAACGCTAA
- a CDS encoding 50S ribosomal protein L10: MAITRQRKEETVAQLQDTLGQLKLMVMTDYRGLTVPEITELRGKLRDSGVNYSVTKNTLLRIAAKNTPNLADIDPATFTGPMALAISTEDEVEPARVVFQYAKEHKALEIVGAITGDGQLLSPAEVKALATLPTREQLIAQVVGTIAAPLSGLVGVMGANVRGIVTVLNAIKEAKE, encoded by the coding sequence ATGGCAATTACTCGACAGCGAAAAGAAGAGACCGTAGCTCAGCTCCAGGATACCCTGGGACAGCTAAAGTTAATGGTAATGACCGACTACCGTGGTTTAACGGTGCCGGAAATTACTGAGTTGCGTGGTAAGCTTCGCGATTCGGGTGTGAACTACTCGGTTACCAAAAACACCCTGTTACGGATTGCGGCGAAGAACACGCCCAACCTAGCAGACATCGACCCAGCAACCTTTACCGGCCCGATGGCTTTGGCCATTTCGACCGAGGACGAGGTTGAGCCAGCTCGCGTGGTATTCCAGTACGCCAAAGAGCACAAGGCGCTCGAAATCGTTGGTGCTATCACCGGCGACGGACAGCTACTGAGCCCAGCCGAGGTTAAGGCGCTGGCAACTCTACCGACTCGCGAGCAGCTTATTGCTCAGGTGGTTGGCACGATTGCCGCACCTTTGAGTGGTTTGGTTGGTGTAATGGGTGCCAATGTTCGCGGTATTGTTACCGTACTCAACGCAATTAAAGAAGCAAAAGAATAA
- a CDS encoding 50S ribosomal protein L7/L12 yields MAEEVKETPAVEAAEEKKEVPAKFKDLVEQIDKLSVLELSELVKVLEDHYGVSAAAPAVAVAAAPGAGGDEAAAEEKSAYTVVLAAAGDQKINVIKAVREITGQGLAESKALVDGAPKPIKENVPKAEAEEAKAALEAAGATVELQ; encoded by the coding sequence ATGGCAGAGGAAGTAAAAGAGACCCCAGCAGTAGAAGCTGCAGAAGAGAAAAAAGAAGTTCCAGCTAAGTTTAAGGACTTGGTTGAGCAGATCGACAAGCTGAGCGTACTTGAGCTGAGCGAGTTGGTTAAGGTACTTGAGGATCACTACGGCGTGTCCGCAGCTGCACCAGCAGTTGCTGTAGCCGCAGCTCCAGGTGCAGGTGGCGACGAAGCCGCCGCCGAGGAGAAGAGCGCTTACACCGTGGTTCTGGCTGCTGCAGGCGACCAGAAGATTAACGTCATCAAGGCGGTTCGCGAGATTACCGGCCAGGGCCTGGCTGAAAGCAAGGCATTGGTTGATGGTGCTCCTAAGCCAATTAAGGAAAACGTTCCTAAGGCTGAGGCCGAAGAAGCTAAGGCTGCCCTTGAGGCCGCTGGTGCAACTGTAGAGCTTCAGTAA
- the dnaX gene encoding DNA polymerase III subunit gamma/tau, with amino-acid sequence MSQVAWYRKYRSQNFDTVLGQQQVVETLRSAIASDHLSHAYLFTGPRGVGKTSVARLLARAANCTATDPAQRPCGTCDNCKVEIGSHLDLIEIDAASNRGIDDARALREKITSAPSMGRYKVYIIDEVHMLTTEAFNALLKTLEEPPAHAIFILATTEAHKLPETIVSRTQNFRFRAIGTKDMLAHLRYIADQEKVAIDDGALELIATTSQGSFRDAIGMLDQAANSGLAQLDAVALRQLLGHSDPELVQSIVGAIDESNAKGLLAAIDEAQAEAAQPAQLAQQLVGVYRARVRSAAAANQDDAGLGEAIWAIELLLPVLKSPWPQLALEAALLRLIKGQPELASKPRLTSTRSSKAQSISPTQTESNASPASSEAKKDDAQPAPSTGSAQYSDELWMKALTHIKQRNNSLYALLRSSCAVEFRENNEVVLACRFGFHRDRLKETKNKQVIEQALAKVYGTKFTVLPQLETRQASAAPAPTPAPEAELVASALEILGGEVVS; translated from the coding sequence GTGTCTCAGGTGGCCTGGTATCGCAAATACCGCAGCCAAAATTTTGATACCGTGTTGGGGCAGCAGCAGGTGGTAGAAACCTTACGCTCGGCAATCGCTAGCGATCATCTTAGCCATGCCTACCTGTTTACTGGCCCCAGAGGGGTTGGTAAGACGAGCGTGGCAAGGTTGCTAGCCCGGGCGGCTAACTGTACCGCCACAGATCCGGCTCAGCGCCCCTGTGGCACTTGCGACAACTGCAAGGTTGAGATTGGTAGCCACCTGGACTTGATCGAGATAGATGCCGCCAGCAATCGCGGTATTGATGATGCCAGGGCGCTACGCGAAAAAATTACCAGTGCGCCTTCGATGGGTCGCTATAAGGTGTATATTATCGACGAGGTGCACATGTTGACCACCGAAGCTTTTAATGCCCTGCTCAAGACGCTAGAGGAGCCACCAGCACATGCTATTTTTATTCTGGCCACAACCGAGGCTCACAAGCTACCCGAAACCATCGTATCGCGAACTCAAAACTTTCGTTTTAGGGCGATCGGCACCAAAGATATGCTGGCCCACCTGCGCTACATCGCCGATCAGGAAAAGGTGGCGATAGATGATGGCGCTTTAGAGCTAATTGCAACCACCAGCCAGGGCAGCTTTCGTGATGCAATCGGCATGTTGGATCAAGCAGCAAACAGCGGTTTAGCGCAGCTCGATGCGGTGGCTTTGCGGCAGCTACTAGGCCATTCTGACCCTGAGCTGGTGCAGTCAATTGTTGGGGCTATAGACGAAAGTAATGCTAAAGGCTTGCTAGCAGCCATAGATGAGGCTCAAGCTGAAGCCGCTCAACCAGCCCAGTTGGCCCAACAGCTGGTTGGAGTGTACCGGGCGCGAGTTCGTAGCGCCGCGGCGGCTAACCAAGATGACGCCGGTTTAGGCGAAGCAATTTGGGCGATTGAGCTACTGCTCCCGGTTTTAAAGTCACCTTGGCCTCAGCTGGCGCTCGAAGCGGCTTTGCTGCGGTTGATTAAAGGTCAGCCCGAGCTAGCTAGTAAGCCACGATTAACGTCGACTCGCAGTTCAAAAGCGCAGTCAATCAGCCCGACTCAAACTGAATCTAATGCTTCACCGGCGAGCTCAGAGGCCAAAAAAGATGACGCTCAACCGGCGCCATCAACCGGTTCGGCTCAATATAGCGATGAGCTATGGATGAAGGCGTTAACCCACATTAAGCAGCGCAACAACTCGCTATACGCCTTACTGCGCTCATCTTGCGCGGTGGAGTTCAGGGAAAACAACGAAGTGGTGTTGGCCTGTCGTTTTGGGTTTCACCGCGATCGGTTGAAAGAAACCAAGAATAAGCAGGTTATTGAGCAGGCTTTAGCCAAGGTGTATGGGACAAAGTTTACGGTTCTGCCTCAGCTTGAGACCCGACAGGCATCAGCGGCTCCAGCGCCAACACCGGCACCGGAAGCTGAACTGGTGGCCTCGGCTCTTGAAATTCTTGGTGGCGAGGTGGTTTCATGA
- the dnaB gene encoding replicative DNA helicase, with amino-acid sequence MVAPGTVPPHNLEAEAGLLGGILVDKEALIKVADVVKAEDFYVDRNGIIFTAMIELYEARQPIDLLTLSNRLGELEELERIGGAVYLTELAEGVPTASHVVHYANIVSHKATLRRLISAAGTIAGLGHDETTPLDDLLDEAEQTLFTVSQKHLKQNFIPISSVLADSFDRLDELHKDKNSLRGVPTGFKAMDNLLAGLQKSDLVILAARPSMGKTTLALNIAHHVATKEGIPVGVFSLEMGKEQLIDRLLAAESGIDSWKLRNGRLEDSDFPKINDAMAVLSEAPIYIDDSATTNILEMRTKARRLQTEHDLGLIVIDYLQLISGRKIGSGDNRTQEVSEISRGLKALARELNVPVLALSQLSRSVESRTPPVPQLSDLRESGSIEQDADVVMFIYREEYYKREESEQPGMAQILIQKHRNGPTGVADLYFHPERTLFRDLDQAHQYTP; translated from the coding sequence ATGGTTGCCCCCGGTACGGTTCCGCCCCATAACCTGGAGGCCGAGGCAGGTCTGTTGGGAGGTATTTTAGTTGATAAAGAGGCCTTGATTAAGGTCGCCGATGTCGTAAAGGCTGAAGACTTTTATGTCGATCGCAATGGCATTATCTTTACGGCCATGATTGAGCTGTATGAGGCTCGTCAGCCAATTGATCTACTGACCCTGTCGAACCGTCTTGGCGAGCTAGAGGAGTTAGAGCGTATTGGTGGCGCAGTTTACCTTACCGAGCTAGCTGAGGGCGTCCCAACCGCTTCGCACGTCGTCCATTATGCGAACATTGTGTCGCACAAAGCCACCCTTCGCCGCTTAATCAGCGCAGCTGGCACCATTGCCGGTTTGGGTCACGACGAAACCACACCGCTGGACGACCTGCTGGATGAGGCCGAACAAACCCTGTTTACGGTTTCACAGAAGCACCTTAAGCAGAACTTTATCCCAATTAGCTCGGTATTGGCCGACTCTTTTGATCGTCTAGACGAGCTGCACAAGGATAAAAACAGCCTTAGAGGTGTGCCGACCGGCTTTAAAGCAATGGATAATCTACTGGCCGGTCTGCAAAAATCAGACTTGGTAATTTTGGCGGCCCGGCCGAGTATGGGTAAGACCACCCTAGCTTTAAACATTGCTCACCATGTAGCGACCAAAGAGGGTATACCGGTTGGTGTGTTTTCGCTGGAAATGGGCAAAGAGCAGCTGATCGATCGTTTGCTGGCGGCCGAGTCGGGGATTGATTCCTGGAAGCTGCGTAACGGGCGGCTAGAAGATAGCGATTTTCCTAAAATTAACGACGCGATGGCGGTTTTGAGTGAGGCGCCAATCTATATTGATGACTCCGCTACCACCAATATTTTGGAGATGCGTACCAAGGCGCGCCGGCTTCAGACCGAGCACGATTTAGGCCTGATTGTGATTGACTACTTGCAGCTGATTAGCGGCCGCAAGATTGGTTCGGGCGACAACCGTACGCAAGAGGTATCGGAAATTTCGCGTGGTCTCAAGGCCCTGGCACGCGAGCTCAACGTTCCGGTACTAGCATTGAGCCAGCTATCGCGTAGCGTGGAATCGCGAACTCCGCCGGTACCACAGCTGTCAGACCTACGCGAATCCGGTTCGATTGAGCAGGATGCGGACGTGGTGATGTTTATTTACCGTGAGGAATACTACAAGCGCGAAGAGTCGGAGCAGCCCGGCATGGCTCAAATCTTGATCCAGAAGCATCGTAACGGACCAACCGGCGTGGCCGATCTGTACTTCCATCCCGAACGGACCCTGTTCCGCGATCTCGATCAAGCTCACCAGTATACACCTTAG
- a CDS encoding GtrA family protein, with protein MLILETIRIQTTVAKARRGSTTGQVARFGMVGIMNTIIDYVIYIGLTKMFSIPLDRVWTAKLVSGSVAIANSFYFNRTWVFQRGSSKHAKQEFVRFMIATFVAVYVIQLSLVQFFSSEFQWFGTTVYDILQTLGLVELLPHILTESFVIKTVAFALATLASMSWNFVLYKVWAFKD; from the coding sequence ATGCTTATATTAGAAACGATCAGGATACAAACAACAGTGGCAAAAGCACGTCGGGGTTCAACCACCGGTCAGGTAGCAAGGTTCGGCATGGTGGGGATAATGAATACCATTATCGATTACGTTATTTACATTGGCTTAACCAAGATGTTTTCGATCCCGTTGGATCGAGTATGGACGGCTAAGCTGGTGTCCGGTAGTGTAGCCATCGCCAATAGCTTTTACTTTAATCGAACTTGGGTGTTCCAAAGAGGCTCCTCCAAGCACGCCAAGCAGGAGTTTGTGCGCTTTATGATTGCTACTTTTGTGGCGGTATATGTGATTCAGCTTAGCTTGGTGCAGTTCTTTAGCAGCGAGTTCCAGTGGTTTGGCACAACCGTCTATGATATTTTGCAAACTCTTGGTTTGGTTGAGCTGCTTCCACACATCTTAACCGAAAGTTTTGTGATTAAAACGGTGGCTTTTGCGCTGGCAACCTTAGCTAGCATGAGCTGGAACTTCGTACTGTACAAGGTTTGGGCGTTTAAGGACTAG
- a CDS encoding glycosyltransferase family 39 protein produces MKLWIRQHRVALALTTIMLIAAFMRLWQLDNTPPGLHPDEAANGLDVFDILQGHLQVFFERNGGREGLFFYLQAVGVSIFGNTILGLRIAPALLGTAAVAAVYLWAASWFNRRTALIAALFMAVTPWAVIISRDGFRASMLMLMIPLTLWLITKAIRSNRWYWFAGAGVSFGLGFYTYIAYRMFPLALVAAAAFVLIWRRNWIQQYWRGLAVFGLAAAIVLIPLGLYAIGNPSAIAGRPGGVSFANPDLNHGNPIGTLADSTIKTVLMFNVHGDENYRHGMGGESMLNLFVGIMFVLGIIIAISRIKRLSYFALLMVFGSMLLPAALTAEGLPHGLRSVGALAPAVVLAALGTNFLLYQWQRTFPLNPVARNSGTAAIVILLALTVYHGYASYFIAWANSPEVYKSYSEENVALSEYYNANPVSGKRYVVAGDYTLQTVQYLTHNKSQWQSVDPQKVDGIPLEPGVAKEFAIFSYDKDKALERLRLKFPKGTVSPYYSPVSNDELYVLYRVPAQ; encoded by the coding sequence ATGAAGCTATGGATTCGACAACATAGAGTAGCGCTGGCGCTAACCACCATAATGCTGATAGCAGCATTTATGCGACTGTGGCAATTGGATAACACTCCTCCAGGTCTTCATCCTGACGAAGCCGCCAACGGGCTGGACGTTTTTGATATCTTACAGGGTCATCTGCAGGTCTTTTTTGAGCGTAATGGTGGCCGTGAGGGACTCTTCTTTTACTTGCAGGCGGTAGGGGTCTCGATATTCGGTAATACCATTTTAGGCTTGCGTATAGCTCCAGCTTTGTTAGGAACTGCGGCGGTAGCGGCGGTTTACCTGTGGGCGGCCAGCTGGTTTAACCGTCGAACTGCACTGATAGCGGCTCTATTTATGGCGGTAACGCCTTGGGCGGTAATTATTTCGCGTGATGGCTTTAGAGCCAGCATGCTCATGCTGATGATACCGCTCACCCTGTGGCTGATCACTAAAGCCATACGCAGTAATCGCTGGTACTGGTTCGCGGGTGCAGGTGTTAGCTTTGGGCTAGGCTTCTACACCTATATTGCCTACCGAATGTTTCCGCTGGCACTGGTGGCAGCAGCAGCGTTTGTGCTGATCTGGCGTAGAAACTGGATTCAGCAATACTGGCGCGGGCTGGCAGTTTTTGGCTTGGCAGCGGCAATTGTTTTGATACCGCTAGGTCTTTACGCTATTGGCAACCCGAGCGCTATCGCTGGGCGCCCGGGAGGCGTCAGCTTTGCCAACCCAGACCTAAATCATGGCAACCCGATTGGGACCTTAGCCGACAGCACCATTAAGACGGTTCTGATGTTTAACGTTCATGGTGATGAAAACTATCGTCATGGTATGGGTGGTGAGTCGATGCTCAACCTGTTTGTTGGCATTATGTTCGTACTGGGAATAATAATCGCCATCAGCCGAATTAAGCGACTGAGCTACTTTGCGCTATTGATGGTGTTTGGTTCAATGCTGCTACCGGCGGCTCTGACGGCAGAGGGTCTGCCCCATGGTTTGCGCTCGGTTGGGGCGTTAGCTCCAGCAGTGGTGCTGGCGGCACTAGGTACGAACTTTTTGCTCTACCAATGGCAGCGAACTTTCCCGCTGAACCCGGTCGCACGTAACAGCGGTACCGCCGCCATTGTGATACTTTTGGCGCTAACGGTGTACCATGGCTACGCCTCGTACTTTATTGCTTGGGCCAACTCTCCCGAGGTGTATAAGTCATATTCAGAAGAAAACGTGGCGTTAAGCGAATATTACAACGCCAACCCGGTTAGCGGTAAGCGTTACGTAGTAGCTGGCGACTACACCCTTCAGACCGTGCAGTACTTAACTCACAATAAGAGCCAGTGGCAGTCGGTCGACCCACAAAAAGTAGATGGTATACCGCTTGAGCCCGGCGTTGCAAAAGAGTTTGCGATCTTTAGCTACGACAAAGACAAAGCCCTTGAGCGGCTAAGATTGAAGTTCCCCAAAGGCACAGTTAGCCCCTATTACTCCCCGGTCAGTAACGATGAGCTGTATGTGCTCTACCGAGTGCCGGCGCAATGA
- a CDS encoding glycosyltransferase has product MISQRPQRSIIVPAYQEAARIESTLDQLAGYLKQHNQVQTEVVVVVADSPDGTATLARAKASLFASLRVVEPGTKVGKGRDVRVGIYEAVGEHKLFMDADLATPLHHLEPAWRALEQGADVVIAVRNLTSSHTGLRRLVSGLGNALVRLFLLPGYKDTQCGFKGFTAAAGEQLFSRQTILGWGFDMEILTIARQLKLKVVQLPISDWSDKPNGTFEDQVSSAAIETLGEMFTIWWQRLRGRYRQPSFTYKAGAR; this is encoded by the coding sequence ATGATCTCGCAGCGGCCGCAGCGATCAATAATCGTGCCGGCCTACCAAGAGGCCGCTCGAATTGAATCAACTCTCGACCAGCTAGCCGGCTATTTAAAGCAGCACAATCAGGTTCAAACCGAGGTGGTGGTTGTGGTGGCGGACAGCCCCGATGGCACCGCCACCTTAGCGCGGGCCAAAGCTAGTTTATTTGCCAGCTTACGGGTGGTTGAGCCAGGTACCAAGGTTGGCAAGGGTCGGGATGTGCGTGTAGGCATATATGAGGCCGTTGGTGAACATAAGTTGTTTATGGACGCCGACTTGGCGACGCCTTTGCATCACTTAGAGCCGGCTTGGCGGGCCTTGGAGCAAGGTGCTGACGTTGTAATCGCGGTGCGGAACCTAACTAGCAGCCACACCGGCCTACGGCGGTTGGTGTCAGGGCTTGGTAACGCGCTGGTTCGACTTTTTTTGCTGCCGGGCTACAAAGACACCCAGTGCGGCTTTAAGGGGTTTACCGCTGCTGCCGGCGAGCAATTATTCAGCCGTCAAACCATATTGGGCTGGGGTTTTGATATGGAAATACTGACCATCGCACGCCAACTTAAGCTAAAGGTTGTGCAGCTGCCAATATCGGATTGGAGCGACAAGCCAAACGGCACCTTCGAAGATCAAGTTAGCTCGGCGGCGATTGAAACTCTGGGTGAGATGTTTACCATTTGGTGGCAGCGGCTTAGAGGTCGCTACCGCCAACCAAGCTTTACTTATAAGGCGGGGGCACGATGA